Genomic segment of Cystobacter ferrugineus:
GAGCAGGAGCGCCACCTCCACGTCGCCCTTGTTGGCGTTGCCCAGGTGCCCGAGCGCCGCGTCCGGATCGCGCCGGCTCAGCGCCGCACCCGCCAGGTACTTGAGGAACTCGGGGTGGTGCTCGCCCATCAGCTCCAGGTTGCCCTGCTCTTCCTCGGACTGGCAGCGCGACAGCTCACCGCTGTTGGCGGCCGAGTAGCGGCGCTGCAGGTAGAAGACGGACTGGCACCAGAGCGCGCGGACCTCGGGGTACTCCTTGTTCGCGAGCACCCGGGCGGTGGCCTCGCGCGCCTGCGTATAGCCCTGGAGCGAGTCCTGCAGCAGCGCCTTGCGCGCGGCCTCCACGTCCGCGTGGCCCTCGTCCCCGGGCTTGATCTGCGCGGGGAAGAACTTCTTCATGCCGAAGACGCCGTAGCGCGTGGCGCCGAAGCTCAGCCCCGTGAGGACGACCACCGCTCCGGCCGCGACGGAGATCACCAGCGGCAGCCGCTTCTTCAGCTTGCCGAGGATGAGCTCCGCGCGCGAGGTGCTGTCCACCACGGAGACCTGGGCCATGCGGCCGCCATAGAGCTGGTTGATGCGCTCCATGTTGGCGGCGGTGTTGTTGCCCGCGGCCGGAGCGGCCTTGGCGCTGGACTCGGTGGCGGGCGCCGCGGCGGCGGCGGCCGCGGCCGGAGGAGACGCCGGGCCCTCCATCAGCTTCGCGATGGCCGTGGCGAACAGCGGCACCGTGCCGATGGGTGACCAGCCCTCTCCATCCGCGGAGACCTCCTCGTTGCCGAGGAGCTGGCCATCCTCGAGCATCTTGACGATCACGCCCTCTTCGAACGGGCCGAAGACCTTGCCCGAGCGGCGGCGCACCTGGAAGCGCCTGGCCTGGGGCCGGGCCTTGTTGGCGCTGCCCTTGGCCGCGTCGTCGATGAAGCTGAGCATCTCCAGGCCATCGGCCGCGCCCGTGGTGGGCGGCGGCGGCAGCGGCGCGGAGAGGTCCACCTCGAGGTCATCTCCGCCCGCCGGGGGAGGCGCGGTGGGGTCGAACTCGAGCGCGTCCGGAATGGACGCGGGCGCCGCCATGGGAGGCTCCGAGAAGTCGAGGCCCACGTCCATCGAAGCGGGCCCGGACACCATCGGCGCGGAGTAGTCCATGGCGGGCGCGTCGGCCGCGGGAGGTGGCAGGACGAAGGGGTCCTCCTCGACCGGGGCGGCGGCGTAGGGATCCTCGGCCGGCGGGGGCGGCAGGGCGAAGGGGTCCTCCTCGACCGGGGCGGCGGCGTAGGGATCCTCGGCCGGCGGGGGCGGCAGGGCGAAGGGGTCCTCCTCGACCGGGGCGGCGGCGTAGGGATCCGCGGCCGGAGGCGGCAGGGCGAAGGCGTCGTCGGCGCCCGCGGAGGCGAAAGCGTCGTCGGCCGCGGGGGGCGGTGGCAGGGCGAACGCATCCGCTCCGGGCGCGCTCCCGTACGCGCCGAAACCGTCATCCGCGGCGGCGTACGGATCCGAGGCCGGCGGAGGCGGAAGCGCGACGGGATCCTGGGCGTACGGGTCCTGGGCGTACGCGTACGGCTCCCCGGAGGCCGGCGGAGGCGGAAGGGCGACGGGATCCTGGGCGTACGGGTCCTGGGCGTACGCGTACGGGTCCCCGGAGGAAGCCGGAGGCGGAAGGGCGACGGGATCCTGGGCGTACGGATCCTGGGCGTAGCCGAAGTCGGAGGCCCCGGGCAGCGGGACGGCGCCCGCCGAGCCGCTCAGGGACGGGTCCGAGCCGTACGCCGAAGAGGGCTCGGACGTGCTGACGTCGAAGTCACCCGTGGAGGGGGCGGGCAGCGGAACGGCGGCGGCCGCGGGCGGTGGCTGGTTGTCCCGGTAGGCGGCGGTGGGCAGCGGCATGGACACCACGCGCGTGGTCTCCGGGTAGTCCTGCCGGGAGTAGTCGTTGGAGGCCGACGCACGCGGCTGGGGCGACGTGGGGGCGGGCAGCGGGACGGCCGCGGGCGCGCTGGGTCCGGGCAGCGGGATGGCGGCGGGAGTGGGAGGACGCGGCTCCTCGGCCTTGATGGGGAAGGTGTTCTGGCACCGCGCGCACTTGAGCTTCGCGCCACCCGGGGGGATCCGCTTGTCATCGATGTTGTAGTTCGTCTGGCAAGACGGGCACGAGACTTTCATGGGTTTCCTTCAGCGGGGGCCCTCGGACCTGAGCAGCCGGACTCACGCAGCGCGGGGCAGGTTACCAGAGGCGTTTTCCAGGCGGCAAAGAACGCGACGTCGGGCGGGTGGCGGAGGGGCAGGCGGGCAGAGGACCCCTTGATGTGGCGCGAGAGGGTGCTAGACCCCTGTCTTCCATGCAACCCATCGTCATCCTGGGCGCGGGCCTCGCGGGGCTCTCGGCCGCGCACTTCCTGCAACATCCCTGGATCCTCGTCGAGAAGTCCGAGCGCGTCGGTGGGCTCATCAAGACCGAGGTGCTCGATGGATGCCTCTTCGATGCCACCGGCCACTGGCTGCACCTGAGGGATCCGGAGATCAAGGAACTGGTGAATACCCGCTGGATGCCGGATCAGTTCGTGTCCATCCAGCGCAGGGCCGCCATCTTCTCGCGCGGCGTGTTCACCCGCTTTCCCTACCAGGTGAACACCCACGGTCTGCCGCCCGAGGTGGTGGCGGAGAACCTCATAGGTTACGTGGAGGCCATCTACGGCGAGAAGGGCCGGGAGCTGCGCGAGCGCGAGCCGCGCGATTTCGCCGAGTTCATCCTGCGCTACATGGGGGAGGGGTTCGCCAGGAACTTCATGTTCCCCTACAACAAGAAGCTGTGGACGGTGGACCCCTCGGAGATGTCCGCCGCCTGGGTGGGGCGCTTCGTGCCCCGGCCCACCCTCAAGGAAGTCGTGGACGGGGCGCTGGGCGTGGGCAGTGACGCGCTCGGCTACAACGCCTCCTTCCTCTACCCGCGCGAGGGCGGCATCGAGAGCCTCGCCCGCGCCATGCTCTCCCACCTGCGCGGCGGCGAGCTGCGCGTGGGCACCGAGCCCACCGCCATCGACTGGAAGGCCCGGGTCGTCACCCTGTCCGACGGGCGCACGCTCGGCTACTCGCAGCTCATCTCCTCCATCTCCCTGCCCGGGCTGGTGCGGTTGCTCGACAGGGGTGGGGCGCGCGTGCCCGACGAGGTGCTCGCCGCCGCCGGCCGGCTGCGGGCCACCACGGTCACCTACGTGTGCGTGGCGGCTCGGGGCAAGAACCGCCAGCCCTGGCATTGGATCTACCTGCCCGAGCCCGAGTTCCACGCGTACCGCATCGGCTCGCCCTCGGCGGTGTACGCGCCCCTGGCCCCCGCGGACACCGCCACCTTCTCCGTGGAGTACAGCCACCACGGCGAGCTCTCCCTGGAGCGCGCCGAGGCGCTCGCGGTGGAGGACCTGGTGCGCTCGCGGATGGTCCACTCGGCGGACGACCTGCTCTTCACTCGCGCCCGGGAAATCCCCCATGCCTACGTCATCTATGACGAGGCCTATGGGCCGGCCAAGGCGGAGATCCTCCGCTTCCTGGAGCACGCGGGCATCCTCCCCGCCGGGCGCTACGGCCAGTGGGAGTACTCCTCCATGGAGGACGCCATCCTCGCCGGACGCTCCTGCGCGCGACGGCTCAACGGTTGACGGTCGACGGACCCCCGGGGGCGTGCTACGTCGCTCGACCGCCCATGGCCCCGTACCTCTCCATCGTCATTCCCGTCTACAACGAGGCATCCATCGTCGCCTCCGCCGCGGCGGAGCTCACCCAGGGCCTGGATGCGCGCGGTTGGGACTACGAAATCATCTTCGCGGAGAATGGCTCGCGCGACGCCACGCCGCGCATCCTCCAGGAGATGTGCGAGCAGAACCCGCGGCTGCGCTGGTTCCACTCGGAGCGTCCCAACTACGGCGTGGCGCTCAAGGCGGGCATCCAGCAGGCGCGCGGCACCTACGTCTTCTGTGACGAGATCGATCTGTGCGACCTGAGCTTCTATGACGCCGCGCTGCCCCTGCTGGAGAAGGGGGGCGTGGACATGGTGGTGGGCTCCAAGGCCGCCAAGGGCGCGAGCGATGAGCGGCCCCTGGTGCGGCGGCTCGCCACGCGGGTGCACAACGGACTGTTGCGCGTGGTGCTGGACTTCCAGGGCACGGACACGCACGGCCTGAAGGCCTTCCGGCGCGAGGCGCTGCTGCCCGTGGTGGCGCAGTGCGTGGTGGACATGGACGTGTTCGCCAGCGAGTTCGTCATCCGCGCCTGGCGCCAGGGGCTGCGCGTGGTGGAGATCCCCATCAAGCTCCACGAGAAGCGCCAGCCCTCCATCCACCTCTTCAAGCGAGTGCCCAACGTGCTCAAGAACGTGGGCAAGCTCGTCTACGTCATCCGCATCCGCGGCACCTGACGCCCCGAGCATCCCCGAAGTCCCCAAGGAGGCACGCGCATGGCGCCGCGGCTCGCATCCATCTCCGTCGATCTGGACTCCCTGCCGCACTACTGCCGCATCCACGGGCTGCCCGAGTCGCTGCTGGACGCGCGTGCCCGGGGGCTCGTCTACACCACGGCGGTGCCCCGGTTGCGCGAGCTGCTCGCCCAGGTGGGTGTGCCCGGAACGCTCTTCGCCATTGGCGAGGACGTGGCGGGGGACGCGAGGGCCGCCGGGGTGTTGCGCGAGGCGCACGCG
This window contains:
- a CDS encoding tetratricopeptide repeat protein, which encodes MKVSCPSCQTNYNIDDKRIPPGGAKLKCARCQNTFPIKAEEPRPPTPAAIPLPGPSAPAAVPLPAPTSPQPRASASNDYSRQDYPETTRVVSMPLPTAAYRDNQPPPAAAAVPLPAPSTGDFDVSTSEPSSAYGSDPSLSGSAGAVPLPGASDFGYAQDPYAQDPVALPPPASSGDPYAYAQDPYAQDPVALPPPPASGEPYAYAQDPYAQDPVALPPPPASDPYAAADDGFGAYGSAPGADAFALPPPPAADDAFASAGADDAFALPPPAADPYAAAPVEEDPFALPPPPAEDPYAAAPVEEDPFALPPPPAEDPYAAAPVEEDPFVLPPPAADAPAMDYSAPMVSGPASMDVGLDFSEPPMAAPASIPDALEFDPTAPPPAGGDDLEVDLSAPLPPPPTTGAADGLEMLSFIDDAAKGSANKARPQARRFQVRRRSGKVFGPFEEGVIVKMLEDGQLLGNEEVSADGEGWSPIGTVPLFATAIAKLMEGPASPPAAAAAAAAPATESSAKAAPAAGNNTAANMERINQLYGGRMAQVSVVDSTSRAELILGKLKKRLPLVISVAAGAVVVLTGLSFGATRYGVFGMKKFFPAQIKPGDEGHADVEAARKALLQDSLQGYTQAREATARVLANKEYPEVRALWCQSVFYLQRRYSAANSGELSRCQSEEEQGNLELMGEHHPEFLKYLAGAALSRRDPDAALGHLGNANKGDVEVALLLAEAQAAKKSNAEAIATLQQVVEQQPELAKAQHALGNLYQDEGKADEAVQAYEAALKADPSHIISAVELASVELLLRKQAPQKGLEAAERALDEKLGEGMGASELSRARTLKGIALFQLAKIPEAEQELRIAVEKDPESLLGKRYLGHVLQAQRKFEEALPFFETVAKAAPEDLEATDGYASLLVKLGKMEEAKTLVAEALQRFPDNAHLAYLHGRIEEAYGGTSAAEENYTRALKANAQFTEAQVALGRLQLRMRRLEQAKANFTEAASKAPETAVVHVGLGELALAEGDTARALEEFERAVGFDAQSAEAHLGLSRMALLAGDLDKARQEIDKAMELEPHALTGGRLQRGMVMWRQGKLDEAITELEQAKKQDPRDVALAVSLGAIYLEKGGIARQAQKESEANAGFKEAEGNLTQALKLEPSNAEANFYLAQVKAQRGEFEKAIESMKTAVERASKRADYHFALGLIYRDAKQPGEAIEAWKKTVELDPKRIEAYEALGHAHLARSEVDDALKAFQAALKVNPKSSQTLASIGDAHFTAMHWRDAVRSYEQALKADPSLTGLYYKLGRAWGEQNQYGKAIDWYTKAIAIAPDNADGWYHLGYAYKEKGKRKDAVKAFREYLSRKPDAQDRKDIEDEITFLE
- a CDS encoding protoporphyrinogen/coproporphyrinogen oxidase; amino-acid sequence: MQPIVILGAGLAGLSAAHFLQHPWILVEKSERVGGLIKTEVLDGCLFDATGHWLHLRDPEIKELVNTRWMPDQFVSIQRRAAIFSRGVFTRFPYQVNTHGLPPEVVAENLIGYVEAIYGEKGRELREREPRDFAEFILRYMGEGFARNFMFPYNKKLWTVDPSEMSAAWVGRFVPRPTLKEVVDGALGVGSDALGYNASFLYPREGGIESLARAMLSHLRGGELRVGTEPTAIDWKARVVTLSDGRTLGYSQLISSISLPGLVRLLDRGGARVPDEVLAAAGRLRATTVTYVCVAARGKNRQPWHWIYLPEPEFHAYRIGSPSAVYAPLAPADTATFSVEYSHHGELSLERAEALAVEDLVRSRMVHSADDLLFTRAREIPHAYVIYDEAYGPAKAEILRFLEHAGILPAGRYGQWEYSSMEDAILAGRSCARRLNG
- a CDS encoding glycosyltransferase family 2 protein; its protein translation is MAPYLSIVIPVYNEASIVASAAAELTQGLDARGWDYEIIFAENGSRDATPRILQEMCEQNPRLRWFHSERPNYGVALKAGIQQARGTYVFCDEIDLCDLSFYDAALPLLEKGGVDMVVGSKAAKGASDERPLVRRLATRVHNGLLRVVLDFQGTDTHGLKAFRREALLPVVAQCVVDMDVFASEFVIRAWRQGLRVVEIPIKLHEKRQPSIHLFKRVPNVLKNVGKLVYVIRIRGT